Proteins encoded together in one Chaetodon auriga isolate fChaAug3 chromosome 20, fChaAug3.hap1, whole genome shotgun sequence window:
- the hbae5 gene encoding hemoglobin, alpha embryonic 5 produces MSLTDKDKATVKGLWAKISKSADAIGAEALSRMFVVYPQTKTYFSHWPDTSPGSAPVKAHGKKVMGGVGQAVAKIDDMTNGLLDLSEQHAFQLRVDPANFKILSHCILVVIATMFPNDFTPEAHVALDKFLVALALALAEKYR; encoded by the exons ATGAGTTTGACTGACAAAGACAAGGCTACAGTCAAAGGCCTGTGGGCCAAAATCTCCAAGTCAGCGGACGCTATCGGGGCCGAAGCTCTGTCCAG AATGTTCGTCGTCTACCCGCAAACCAAGACTTACTTCTCCCACTGGCCAGACACGAGTCCCGGCTCTGCCCCCGTGAAGGCTCACGGCAAGAAGGTGATGGGTGGAGTTGGTCAGGCTGTGGCCAAGATTGACGACATGACCAACGGCCTCCTGGACCTCAGCGAGCAGCACGCCTTCCAGCTGAGGGTGGACCCGGCCAACTTCAAG ATCCTCTCCCACTGCATTCTCGTGGTGATCGCCACCATGTTCCCCAATGACTTCACCCCTGAGGCCCACGTCGCCTTGGATAAATTCCTGGTGGCCTTGGCCCTGGCTCTCGCTGAGAAGTACCGCTAA
- the hbae4 gene encoding hemoglobin subunit alpha-D-like, whose product MLSTREKELIADIWARLTPVAEDIGSDALLRMFATFPGTKTYFSHLDISPQSSHLLSHGKKIVLAIAEGAQDISQLAVSLAPLQTLHAYQLRIDPTNFKLFSHCMLVTLACHMGEDFTPVAHAAMDKYLSAFAAVLAEKYR is encoded by the exons ATGCTGTCAACGAGGGAGAAAGAGCTCATCGCAGACATATGGGCAAGACTGACTCCTGTGGCAGAAGATATCGGGTCTGATGCGCTTCTTAG GATGTTTGCCACTTTCCCGGGCACCAAGACGTACTTCTCCCACCTCGACATCAGCCCTCAGTCCTCTCACCTGCTCTCCCACGGGAAGAAGATTGTTCTGGCCATAGCGGAGGGGGCCCAAGACATCAGCCAGCTGGCCGTCAGCCTGGCTCCCCTGCAGACCCTGCACGCCTACCAGCTGCGCATCGACCCGACCAACTTCAAG cttttctcaCACTGTATGCTCGTCACCTTGGCCTGTCATATGGGCGAGGACTTCACACCGGTTGCACACGCAGCAATGGACAAGTACCTGTCAGCTTTCGCAGCCGTGCTCGCCGAGAAATACAGATGA
- the LOC143339401 gene encoding hemoglobin subunit beta-1-like has protein sequence MVVWTEQECSIINSIFSSLDYEDIGPKALVRCLIVYPWTQRYFGAFGNLYNADAIKTNPKIAAHGITVLHGLDRAVKNMDNIKATYAELSVLHSEKLHVDPDNFKLLSDCLTIVIAAKLGKNFTPEVQGAFQKFLSVVVSALGRQYH, from the exons ATGGTTGTGTGGACTGAACAAGAGTGCAGTATCATCAACAGCATCTTTTCCAGCCTGGACTATGAGGACATCGGCCCCAAGGCTCTGGTCAG GTGTCTGATCGTCTACCCCTGGACTCAGAGGTATTTCGGCGCCTTCGGTAACCTCTACAATGCCGATGCCATCAAGACCAACCCGAAAATCGCAGCCCACGGCATCACCGTGCTGCACGGCCTGGACCGGGCTGTGAAGAACATGGACAACATCAAGGCCACCTATGCCGAGCTGAGCGTCCTGCACTCCGAGAAACTGCACGTCGACCCCGATAACTTCAAG ctgctgtctgactgcttgACCATCGTCATCGCAGCCAAACTGGGAAAGAACTTCACACCAGAAGTCCAGGGCGCCTTCCAGAAGTTCCTGAGCGTGGTGGTGTCCGCTCTGGGAAGGCAGTACCACTAA